In a genomic window of Nitrospira sp. ND1:
- a CDS encoding sigma-54 dependent transcriptional regulator, with the protein MEQERILVVDDDEGLLHLLRMRLSALGFSVTPCTGGRDALTAARQETFDIAITDLRLRAEDGLALTEELMQIQPGLPVIILTAHGSIPNAVEAMQRGAFGYLTKPFDDKELKATLDKALIQLRMTREIQRLKSLVKELYGLENVIARSPAMQRLFQQVAQIADSDATVLLTGETGTGKEVLARVLHANSRRSKGPFVALNCAAISETLFESELFGHIRGAFTNAVAAKRGLFQSANGGTLFLDEIAEMSLPMQVKLLRAVQEREVREVGADYATKVDVRIITATNKDLTESVKAGTFRHDLYYRVSVVPLAIPPLRERKDDIPLLAQHFLKQSAKRSNKDVRGFTPAAMHRLMVYPWPGNVRELENAVEKAVVMSRQDMVLPELLPTAGVASDIGLKPLTEAKEEFERSYLRNVLQMTGGNISRAAQFAGRYRADFYKMLKKYGLHPSMLKERADLDLTDLEEATEEVKDV; encoded by the coding sequence ATGGAGCAGGAACGCATTCTCGTTGTAGATGATGACGAAGGATTGTTGCATCTGTTGAGGATGCGGCTGTCGGCGCTTGGGTTTTCTGTGACGCCGTGCACCGGTGGTCGCGATGCGCTCACGGCTGCTCGGCAGGAAACGTTTGACATCGCTATTACTGACTTGAGGTTGCGAGCTGAAGATGGGTTGGCCTTGACCGAAGAACTCATGCAGATCCAGCCGGGCCTGCCGGTCATCATTCTTACGGCTCATGGGAGCATTCCCAATGCCGTCGAGGCGATGCAACGCGGGGCTTTCGGCTACCTGACGAAGCCGTTCGATGATAAAGAACTAAAGGCGACCCTCGACAAGGCGCTGATTCAGTTACGAATGACGCGTGAGATTCAGCGCCTAAAATCTTTAGTCAAGGAGCTATACGGACTGGAGAACGTGATTGCCAGAAGTCCCGCAATGCAACGATTGTTCCAGCAAGTTGCGCAGATTGCAGATTCAGATGCGACCGTTCTGTTGACCGGAGAGACCGGAACTGGGAAAGAAGTGCTCGCGCGCGTACTTCATGCCAATAGTCGTCGTTCCAAAGGGCCATTTGTAGCCTTAAATTGTGCGGCAATCAGCGAGACCCTCTTTGAAAGTGAATTATTCGGACATATTCGCGGCGCCTTCACCAATGCAGTCGCGGCCAAGCGAGGTCTCTTCCAAAGTGCGAATGGGGGCACTCTCTTTCTCGACGAGATTGCTGAAATGTCCTTACCCATGCAAGTGAAACTTCTACGTGCGGTACAGGAGCGAGAAGTGCGGGAGGTGGGGGCGGACTACGCAACCAAGGTAGACGTGCGCATCATTACAGCCACGAACAAGGACCTGACAGAAAGCGTAAAAGCCGGAACCTTCCGTCATGACCTCTACTACCGAGTATCCGTAGTCCCTCTAGCTATCCCCCCGCTGCGGGAGCGGAAAGACGATATTCCGCTTCTTGCGCAGCATTTTTTGAAGCAGAGCGCTAAACGTTCGAATAAGGATGTTCGTGGCTTTACTCCTGCAGCCATGCATCGACTCATGGTGTATCCATGGCCTGGCAATGTGCGAGAGCTCGAAAATGCTGTCGAAAAGGCTGTCGTAATGTCCCGGCAAGATATGGTATTGCCAGAGTTACTCCCTACGGCTGGTGTGGCGTCAGATATCGGCTTGAAGCCACTAACCGAGGCGAAGGAAGAGTTTGAACGCTCCTATTTGCGTAATGTGCTGCAAATGACGGGCGGGAATATTTCGCGGGCTGCACAATTCGCCGGGAGATATCGGGCGGATTTCTACAAGATGCTGAAGAAGTATGGGTTGCATCCCTCCATGTTGAAGGAACGCGCAGATCTTGATCTTACTGATCTGGAAGAAGCGACGGAAGAGGTGAAGGATGTCTAG
- a CDS encoding HAMP domain-containing sensor histidine kinase — protein MRLSIFWRLILTYVVIIAVMTAVNIYALLQIRTLAGLNTEVGSHHHPEIESAKRLLSSFYEQVQSEKKYVAVPAATFLEHFDAESKDFQLVLQGLLMRDTSEPEIRLVREVERIQQAHLALFHTQLAEGVGRPAESSAAYDERRDALAGKMASTLQQYIGLHEARIAVGVNESHASSVHAEAVTRQLVLVALMFGLGMAAVASYNILRPLRRLQSTIQEMGQGNFRATMDGQAPRELRELGDTVKWMGARLQQLDDIKSEFLAHVSHELRTPMASIQEGTHLLLDEIPGPLTQDQRTTLRIMSDSSRRLMYLISTILDLSKMESGMMEYRFAPTDLRRVADISVNKIRLLADAKQVRLLVEAPVERHWVRADSARIEQVLDNLLSNALKYSPEGAAVKLHMEPRRDEGLLFVDVTDCGPGIPTEEVPHIFERFYQGRTKTRHVSVGSGLGLALAKKVVEAHGGRIWVESKVGKGTTVRFILCLTKPGILA, from the coding sequence GTGCGCCTCTCGATTTTCTGGCGACTGATTCTGACGTATGTGGTCATCATCGCGGTGATGACAGCCGTCAACATTTATGCTTTGTTGCAAATTCGAACATTGGCCGGCCTCAATACCGAGGTCGGCTCCCATCATCATCCTGAAATTGAGTCGGCCAAACGGCTGCTGAGCTCGTTTTACGAGCAAGTTCAGAGCGAGAAAAAGTATGTGGCTGTGCCGGCCGCCACGTTTCTCGAGCACTTCGACGCCGAAAGCAAAGATTTTCAACTGGTCTTGCAAGGCTTGCTCATGCGGGACACCTCCGAGCCGGAGATCCGGTTGGTGAGGGAAGTCGAGCGGATCCAGCAGGCGCATTTGGCTCTTTTTCACACCCAACTTGCTGAGGGCGTTGGGCGACCCGCGGAATCGAGCGCAGCCTATGATGAACGGAGAGACGCTCTGGCCGGGAAGATGGCGTCGACTCTACAGCAGTACATCGGGCTCCATGAGGCGCGTATCGCAGTGGGGGTGAATGAGTCGCATGCGAGCTCAGTTCATGCAGAAGCGGTCACACGGCAGTTGGTGTTGGTGGCATTGATGTTCGGGCTCGGTATGGCTGCGGTGGCAAGTTACAATATCCTGCGACCGTTGCGCCGACTGCAGTCGACGATTCAGGAAATGGGGCAGGGGAATTTCCGGGCGACAATGGATGGTCAGGCACCCCGTGAACTTCGAGAATTGGGTGATACGGTGAAGTGGATGGGGGCCAGGCTGCAGCAACTCGACGATATCAAGAGCGAGTTTCTTGCCCATGTGTCCCATGAACTGCGTACGCCGATGGCTTCGATTCAGGAGGGGACCCATCTTCTCTTGGATGAAATTCCCGGCCCGCTGACGCAGGACCAGCGGACGACATTGCGGATCATGTCCGACAGTAGCCGACGGTTGATGTACCTCATTTCGACCATTCTCGACTTGTCGAAAATGGAGTCCGGCATGATGGAGTACCGGTTTGCTCCGACCGACCTGAGGCGGGTCGCTGACATCTCAGTCAATAAAATCAGGTTGTTGGCGGATGCGAAACAAGTGCGACTCCTGGTCGAAGCTCCGGTCGAACGCCATTGGGTGAGGGCTGATAGCGCTCGTATCGAACAAGTGCTGGACAATCTGCTCTCGAATGCGTTGAAGTACAGCCCGGAGGGGGCGGCCGTGAAGTTGCACATGGAGCCGCGGCGTGATGAAGGGTTGCTGTTCGTCGATGTGACAGACTGTGGGCCGGGTATACCGACGGAGGAAGTTCCGCATATTTTCGAGCGCTTTTATCAGGGCCGCACCAAGACACGACATGTCTCGGTCGGCAGTGGATTGGGGCTTGCGCTGGCCAAAAAGGTAGTGGAAGCCCATGGTGGGCGTATCTGGGTCGAAAGTAAAGTCGGAAAAGGAACGACTGTGCGGTTCATTTTGTGTCTGACAAAACCGGGGATACTGGCATAG
- the clpB gene encoding ATP-dependent chaperone ClpB translates to MDMNRMTIKLQEALQSASALAMRRGHQGIDVEHLLLVLMEQEGGIAGSLFEQAGVSPAAVRQAAEQALTKVAQVHGPGAAPGQIHLTPRLSSLLTKAEDRMKELRDEFVSVEHIILAMVEEGGIFRRLNLTHERLLTALQQVRGNQRVTSQDPEGTYQALEKYGRDLTKLAGQGKLDPVIGRDDEIRRTIQILSRRTKNNPVLIGEPGVGKTAIVEGLAQRIVKGDVPEGLKQKRVVVLDMGALVAGAKFRGEFEERLKAVLKEIQSAQGQVLLFIDELHTVVGAGAAEGAMDAANLLKPMLARGEMHLIGATTLDEYRKHIEKDAALERRFQTVLVDQPTVEDTISILRGLKERYEVHHGVRIKDAALVAAAKLSNRYIGDRFLPDKAIDLVDESAARLRTEIDSLPAELDEVSRKVLQLEIEREALKKETDAGSKARLQSIEKELTEKNRDLQALKTRWESEKNSVSKLRKIRQQIEEVKQKIEQFERAYDLNKVAELRYGELPRLERELELEQQHLGKKQNESRLLKEEVDEEDIAAVVSRWTGIPVTRLVEGEMEKLLKLDELLHRRVVGQEQAVTAVADAVLRARSGIKDPNRPIGSFLFLGPTGVGKTELARALSVTLFDDESNLIRIDMSEYMEKHTVARLIGAPPGYVGYEEGGQLTEAVRRHPFSLILFDEIEKAHHDVFNILLQVLDDGRLTDSQGRTVDFKNTVLIMTSNIGSQHILEAQQAGASYETMKAQVTGELRAHFRPEFLNRVDEIVVFHALGNEHLTKIVDIQLERLRARLVERRITLTVTPDALQNLGRRGYDPVYGARPLKRLIQQEIETPMARQLIKGELRDGDTAVVDLKDGHIAIVPTIAS, encoded by the coding sequence ATGGATATGAACAGGATGACCATCAAGCTACAAGAGGCCTTGCAAAGCGCATCAGCCCTCGCCATGCGCAGGGGGCACCAGGGCATTGATGTCGAACACCTGCTCCTTGTCCTGATGGAGCAAGAAGGAGGGATTGCGGGATCCTTGTTTGAACAAGCCGGGGTGTCTCCTGCCGCCGTTCGCCAAGCAGCAGAGCAGGCCTTGACCAAGGTGGCTCAAGTGCATGGCCCCGGCGCGGCTCCCGGGCAGATTCATCTCACTCCCCGCCTGAGCTCGCTCTTGACTAAAGCTGAAGACCGGATGAAGGAACTCCGTGACGAGTTCGTGAGTGTTGAGCACATTATCCTGGCAATGGTGGAAGAAGGTGGAATCTTTCGCCGGCTCAATCTCACACACGAACGCCTGCTGACGGCCTTGCAGCAGGTACGAGGAAATCAACGAGTCACCAGCCAGGACCCGGAAGGCACGTACCAGGCGCTCGAAAAATACGGGCGAGACCTCACGAAACTCGCCGGGCAAGGCAAGCTGGATCCGGTCATCGGCCGAGATGACGAAATCCGGCGGACCATCCAGATTCTCTCACGTCGCACCAAGAACAATCCCGTCCTCATCGGTGAGCCGGGTGTCGGCAAAACGGCCATCGTGGAGGGACTTGCACAACGCATCGTCAAAGGCGACGTACCGGAGGGGCTCAAGCAAAAACGCGTGGTCGTCCTCGATATGGGTGCGCTCGTCGCCGGGGCCAAGTTTCGCGGCGAGTTCGAAGAACGATTAAAAGCCGTCCTCAAGGAAATTCAGTCGGCGCAGGGGCAAGTCTTGCTGTTCATCGACGAACTCCACACGGTGGTGGGAGCCGGCGCTGCGGAAGGTGCCATGGATGCCGCGAATCTACTCAAGCCTATGCTGGCCAGAGGCGAGATGCACCTTATTGGCGCCACCACCCTCGACGAGTATCGTAAACACATCGAGAAAGACGCCGCGTTGGAACGCCGCTTTCAAACGGTCCTCGTGGATCAACCGACCGTCGAAGATACCATTTCAATCCTCCGCGGCTTGAAAGAACGCTACGAAGTGCACCACGGGGTGCGGATCAAAGACGCGGCGCTGGTTGCAGCAGCCAAATTATCGAACCGCTATATCGGTGACCGGTTCCTGCCTGATAAGGCCATCGACCTGGTCGACGAGTCTGCCGCACGCCTTCGAACGGAGATCGACAGCTTGCCGGCCGAGTTGGACGAAGTCTCGCGCAAGGTGCTTCAGCTTGAGATCGAACGGGAAGCGCTGAAAAAGGAAACGGATGCGGGCAGCAAGGCACGGCTGCAATCGATTGAAAAAGAACTGACCGAGAAAAACCGCGATCTCCAGGCGCTCAAGACGCGCTGGGAGTCCGAGAAAAACTCGGTCAGTAAGCTCAGAAAAATCCGTCAGCAGATCGAAGAAGTGAAACAAAAAATCGAGCAGTTCGAACGAGCGTACGACCTGAATAAGGTCGCTGAGCTGCGCTACGGCGAGTTGCCACGGCTCGAACGGGAGCTTGAATTGGAACAGCAACACCTCGGCAAGAAACAAAACGAAAGCCGCCTGCTCAAAGAGGAAGTGGATGAGGAGGATATTGCCGCCGTCGTCAGTCGGTGGACCGGCATTCCCGTTACCCGCCTGGTCGAAGGCGAAATGGAAAAACTCCTTAAGCTGGACGAACTCCTCCACCGACGTGTGGTAGGGCAGGAGCAGGCTGTCACAGCAGTCGCGGATGCCGTCTTGCGGGCGCGTTCCGGCATCAAGGATCCCAATCGCCCCATCGGATCGTTTTTGTTCCTCGGGCCCACCGGTGTCGGTAAAACAGAACTGGCGCGGGCGCTATCGGTTACGCTGTTCGATGATGAGTCGAACCTCATCCGCATCGACATGTCAGAGTATATGGAGAAGCATACGGTCGCGCGACTGATCGGCGCCCCTCCCGGCTATGTCGGTTATGAAGAAGGCGGCCAGCTCACCGAAGCCGTGCGGCGACATCCGTTCTCCTTGATTCTATTCGACGAAATCGAAAAGGCGCACCATGACGTCTTCAATATCCTCTTACAGGTACTCGACGATGGGCGGCTGACCGATTCCCAGGGCCGAACCGTGGACTTTAAGAACACCGTGCTGATCATGACGTCGAACATCGGGAGCCAGCACATCCTGGAAGCACAACAAGCCGGGGCCTCCTATGAAACGATGAAAGCTCAAGTGACCGGCGAACTACGGGCACACTTCAGGCCTGAATTTTTAAACCGGGTCGATGAAATCGTGGTCTTCCACGCCTTGGGGAACGAACACCTGACGAAGATCGTGGACATCCAGCTGGAGCGGTTACGTGCCAGACTGGTGGAGCGGCGGATTACCCTGACGGTGACGCCGGACGCGCTGCAGAACCTCGGGCGGCGCGGATATGATCCCGTGTATGGGGCGAGGCCGCTGAAGCGGCTCATTCAGCAGGAAATCGAAACCCCTATGGCGCGCCAGCTGATCAAAGGCGAGCTACGGGATGGAGATACGGCCGTGGTGGATCTGAAGGACGGGCACATTGCCATCGTACCGACGATCGCGTCATAG
- a CDS encoding dienelactone hydrolase family protein yields MTTQAAPFSLDQIGTGTARFPSGMAIPTATDAMVDPYIRTRVSKDVQVECIQFWPQDKTAYPGIVLLHDWWGMNSQITDLGARLACEGYGVIIPKLYGRLGGMVTANAEVAEALMAKCNEKLLLQDINTCCEYLNTTEHTKRNIHGVVGFGMGASLAIRFACQRKRLRAAVAYYGKVTAPDQLTNMMSPLLYHQAEQDTWATQQDVDHLRAAASQGKRIEIKTYPGASHAFCDETRPAGYQPEAATQAWDTTVAFLKTSFQGT; encoded by the coding sequence ATGACTACTCAGGCAGCACCCTTTTCACTGGATCAGATCGGAACCGGTACGGCTCGCTTCCCGAGTGGTATGGCCATTCCCACCGCGACGGATGCCATGGTGGATCCCTATATCCGCACGCGCGTGAGCAAAGACGTGCAGGTGGAATGTATCCAGTTCTGGCCGCAAGACAAGACCGCCTACCCCGGCATTGTGCTGTTGCATGACTGGTGGGGCATGAATTCTCAGATTACGGATCTTGGCGCCAGATTGGCCTGCGAAGGCTACGGAGTGATTATTCCCAAGTTATACGGACGACTGGGCGGCATGGTCACCGCCAACGCCGAGGTGGCAGAGGCACTCATGGCCAAGTGCAATGAAAAGCTCCTGCTCCAGGACATCAATACCTGCTGCGAATATCTCAACACCACGGAACACACCAAGCGCAATATCCACGGTGTCGTCGGGTTCGGGATGGGTGCGTCTCTGGCGATCCGGTTCGCCTGCCAGCGCAAGCGACTGCGGGCCGCAGTCGCATACTATGGAAAGGTCACCGCTCCCGACCAACTGACGAATATGATGAGTCCGTTGCTCTATCACCAGGCCGAACAGGACACCTGGGCGACGCAGCAGGATGTCGATCATCTCCGGGCCGCCGCGAGCCAAGGGAAGCGCATCGAGATCAAGACCTACCCGGGGGCCTCTCACGCCTTCTGTGACGAGACACGTCCGGCCGGCTACCAACCAGAGGCCGCAACCCAGGCCTGGGATACCACCGTCGCATTTCTCAAAACCTCTTTTCAAGGAACATAG
- a CDS encoding PilZ domain-containing protein, with amino-acid sequence MKNRYSQRVSVDCSAMFAGENVVSEGRILDLSLPGCLMESSKKMSAGEYIQLRLFLPDHQAPLHVALAAIRWAEGSKVGIEFIRTSQSEQHRLEQFVRRSSRCDASSTLSDRGVLAGTAWNEKQS; translated from the coding sequence ATGAAAAATCGATATAGCCAGCGAGTATCAGTAGATTGTTCCGCCATGTTTGCCGGGGAAAACGTTGTTTCCGAAGGGCGGATTCTCGACCTCTCCCTCCCAGGATGCCTCATGGAAAGCTCGAAAAAGATGTCCGCCGGTGAATATATCCAACTTCGGTTATTTCTGCCGGACCACCAGGCTCCGCTACATGTCGCACTTGCCGCCATCAGATGGGCCGAAGGCTCGAAGGTTGGCATCGAGTTCATCCGCACATCCCAATCTGAACAACATCGACTTGAACAATTCGTGCGGCGGAGTTCCAGATGCGATGCTTCATCGACATTGAGCGATAGGGGTGTCCTTGCTGGAACAGCGTGGAATGAGAAACAGTCGTAG
- a CDS encoding IS3 family transposase: MRYRVIQEHDRRYPIRLMCRALAVSPAGYYAWRGRPESRRAAANRTLLVTIRVLHQDSRQTYGSPSIWRALRKQGHQVGEHRVARLMRHDGLRAKTVKKWRATTYSSHGLPVAANTLDRQFRVPQPNRVWAGDITYVWTLEGWLYLAVLLDLYSRVKGHPNVLSSGHRKFPTRITSSSRRPFARAPLSASP; encoded by the coding sequence ATGAGATACCGAGTCATTCAGGAACACGACCGTCGCTATCCGATCCGCCTCATGTGCCGAGCACTGGCGGTTTCCCCTGCGGGGTATTATGCGTGGCGCGGACGTCCCGAGAGTCGGCGGGCGGCCGCCAATCGGACGCTCCTGGTCACCATCCGCGTGCTCCATCAGGACAGTCGCCAGACCTACGGCAGTCCGAGCATCTGGCGGGCGCTCCGCAAGCAGGGCCACCAGGTGGGAGAGCATCGCGTGGCGCGGCTGATGCGCCACGATGGCCTCCGGGCCAAGACCGTGAAGAAGTGGCGGGCCACGACGTACTCGTCGCACGGCTTGCCCGTGGCGGCAAACACGCTTGACCGTCAGTTCAGAGTGCCACAGCCCAACCGAGTCTGGGCCGGCGATATCACCTACGTCTGGACGCTGGAGGGCTGGCTGTATCTGGCCGTGCTGCTGGATCTGTACTCGCGTGTCAAGGGTCACCCAAATGTCCTCAGTTCGGGGCATCGAAAATTCCCCACCCGGATTACGTCGTCGTCGCGTCGTCCATTCGCACGAGCCCCGCTTTCAGCTTCTCCTTGA
- a CDS encoding PilZ domain-containing protein, with amino-acid sequence MPKHFKLRTYQRAMICGTGYYLSEDFLGKGTVWDMSSGGWRIQGDHQVKIGMLLTLRMELPEEKMPLEIEQAVVQWVSGEDFGVRIKKIRRSAAIKLERLMGHHLCILPPVEH; translated from the coding sequence ATGCCGAAACACTTCAAACTCCGTACTTACCAGAGAGCCATGATTTGCGGAACGGGATACTATCTCTCGGAAGATTTTCTGGGGAAAGGCACCGTCTGGGATATGTCATCGGGAGGATGGCGTATCCAAGGAGACCATCAAGTCAAGATCGGCATGCTACTCACCCTGCGAATGGAGCTGCCTGAGGAGAAAATGCCGTTGGAAATCGAGCAGGCTGTTGTTCAGTGGGTCAGCGGAGAGGACTTTGGAGTCCGTATCAAGAAAATCCGTCGGTCGGCGGCCATTAAACTAGAGCGTCTTATGGGACACCACCTGTGCATACTTCCTCCTGTCGAGCACTAG
- a CDS encoding Gfo/Idh/MocA family protein, translated as MSHEPGLPLGIGLIGVGHHGSRYAKHLLQDLPEARLAAVSRRRTAGGNGLAFAPAVPCYPDYHELIADPRVAAVVVVTPPELNREICLAVVQAQKALLVEKPLAISATDARAIAQAAQRSGQIMMTAHTLRFDAAVGVLREQQAQIGTLQYLSLASRMEPHGMSEDGRGFGGRGSLLETGIHLLDLARVLTGDEILTVSCEMDVVPPDGAERRIVGRLTTSGGLVCLVDVSRVSSGRVGRVELIGSEGQLSADWCGQRVALVSARHGAGNWPSIAEPTVLGTLRAFVKSVRNGLPPPVTIEDGKRAVEIAEACYASAKQGGRVVPVEYL; from the coding sequence ATGTCTCACGAACCGGGTTTACCTCTTGGAATCGGACTGATCGGCGTCGGCCATCATGGTAGCCGCTACGCCAAGCACCTTCTGCAGGACCTGCCTGAAGCACGTCTGGCGGCGGTCAGCCGCCGTCGGACCGCCGGGGGAAATGGTCTGGCGTTCGCGCCGGCGGTGCCCTGTTATCCCGACTATCATGAGTTGATCGCGGATCCTCGTGTGGCGGCCGTCGTCGTCGTGACTCCGCCGGAACTCAATCGGGAGATCTGCCTGGCTGTGGTACAGGCGCAGAAAGCATTGTTGGTTGAGAAGCCGCTGGCGATATCGGCAACGGACGCCCGTGCCATTGCGCAGGCCGCGCAGAGAAGCGGGCAGATCATGATGACTGCACACACGTTACGGTTTGATGCCGCCGTGGGTGTGCTGCGGGAGCAACAGGCACAGATCGGCACCCTCCAATATCTTAGCCTGGCCAGTCGAATGGAGCCTCATGGGATGAGTGAGGACGGGCGGGGATTCGGCGGACGCGGCTCTTTGCTCGAGACCGGTATTCATCTCTTGGACCTGGCTCGTGTCTTGACAGGAGACGAGATTCTAACGGTGTCCTGCGAGATGGATGTGGTGCCGCCGGATGGCGCAGAGCGTCGGATCGTGGGACGTCTGACCACTAGTGGCGGTCTGGTGTGCCTTGTGGATGTGTCGCGGGTGTCGTCAGGACGGGTCGGGCGAGTGGAGTTGATTGGAAGCGAAGGGCAGTTATCGGCGGACTGGTGCGGGCAGCGAGTGGCGCTGGTCTCTGCCAGGCATGGCGCCGGCAACTGGCCGAGCATTGCGGAGCCGACTGTGCTCGGGACGCTCCGCGCTTTTGTGAAATCTGTGCGCAACGGCTTGCCGCCTCCGGTGACGATCGAAGACGGCAAGCGTGCGGTTGAAATTGCCGAAGCCTGCTATGCTTCAGCCAAGCAGGGTGGACGGGTTGTGCCGGTCGAATACCTGTAG
- a CDS encoding Lrp/AsnC family transcriptional regulator: protein MATKAYILIKVKAGKGKSVLSALKSIAGVEQIHACFGQPDIFVFINVADERALSDVVITRIHAIEGVEETDTHIVAET, encoded by the coding sequence ATGGCAACGAAAGCGTACATTCTCATCAAGGTCAAGGCAGGCAAAGGCAAGTCGGTGCTCAGCGCCCTGAAGAGCATTGCCGGCGTGGAGCAGATTCACGCCTGTTTCGGCCAACCAGACATTTTCGTCTTTATCAATGTGGCGGATGAACGGGCGCTCTCGGATGTCGTGATTACGCGGATTCATGCGATCGAGGGAGTGGAGGAAACCGACACTCACATCGTGGCGGAAACCTAG
- a CDS encoding transposase, with amino-acid sequence MSTKTRRSYTETFKEEAVRLVRESGHPVAQVARDLGIADHLLYRWRAEQQQAEERGQTRQSLRAEQAELIQLRRENAVLKQERDFLKRAAAFFAKESR; translated from the coding sequence ATGAGCACGAAGACACGACGGTCGTATACGGAGACGTTCAAGGAAGAAGCCGTGCGGTTAGTCCGGGAGTCAGGGCATCCCGTCGCCCAGGTGGCGCGGGATCTGGGGATTGCCGATCATCTCCTCTACCGATGGCGAGCGGAGCAGCAGCAGGCAGAGGAGCGTGGACAGACCCGGCAATCTCTCCGGGCCGAACAGGCGGAACTGATCCAGCTCCGGCGTGAAAATGCCGTGCTGAAGCAGGAGCGGGATTTTTTAAAGCGTGCGGCGGCGTTCTTCGCGAAGGAGTCGCGATGA
- a CDS encoding YifB family Mg chelatase-like AAA ATPase — protein MLANVLSAAIVGVDAHLVDVEVDISSGLPQFSIVGLPDATVRESRDRVRAALKNSGFHFPVKKVTVNLAPANIKKEGAGLDLAIALGILAAEDLIPPEAVKDFVFVGELSLDGRLKPIPGALSIGAVCRRRHPVLVSAENAGEAALVEGTEVFPIHTLPQAVEFLRGALTIAKVSVSQDGSASSGLPEDEDFADVKGQAHAKRAIEVAAAGGHNLLMMGPPGAGKTMLARRLPGILPLLAQEEALETSRIHSVVGQLSKEQPLMRRRPFRAPHHSISDAGLIGGGTIPRPGEVSLAHNGVLFLDEAGEFGRATLDGLRQPLEDGHVTVTRASGSLRFPARFMLVAAMNPCPCGYYGDRTKDCVCSAAQVRRYRGRLSGPLLDRLDLQIEVPAVPIRALGDDVATSDSSAVIRSRVMAARARQAERYRGDGIYTNAQLKPRHLKQYCALDMQSRELLEQAMTRLGLSARAHGRILRVARTIADLAESDSIGPAHLAEAIQYRSFDRRVEL, from the coding sequence GTGCTGGCCAACGTTTTAAGTGCAGCGATTGTGGGCGTCGACGCGCATCTGGTTGACGTGGAAGTCGATATCTCTTCCGGTCTTCCTCAGTTCTCTATCGTCGGACTGCCCGATGCCACGGTGCGTGAGAGTCGTGACCGGGTTCGTGCCGCGCTCAAAAATAGCGGCTTTCACTTTCCTGTGAAAAAAGTCACGGTCAATCTGGCGCCCGCCAATATCAAGAAGGAAGGTGCCGGCCTGGACTTGGCCATTGCCCTGGGCATTCTGGCGGCAGAAGATCTCATTCCGCCTGAAGCGGTGAAGGATTTTGTGTTTGTAGGTGAACTCTCGCTGGACGGTCGCCTGAAGCCTATCCCCGGCGCGCTTTCGATCGGTGCCGTCTGTCGCCGTCGTCATCCGGTGCTGGTCTCTGCTGAGAACGCCGGGGAGGCGGCTCTAGTCGAGGGCACAGAAGTGTTCCCGATTCATACGTTGCCGCAGGCCGTGGAATTCTTGCGCGGCGCGTTGACTATCGCGAAGGTGTCGGTGTCGCAGGATGGTTCGGCCTCTTCCGGGCTTCCCGAAGATGAAGATTTTGCCGACGTGAAGGGGCAGGCGCATGCGAAACGGGCCATCGAGGTGGCTGCAGCCGGCGGACATAACCTGCTCATGATGGGACCCCCGGGCGCAGGCAAGACGATGCTGGCTCGTCGCCTGCCCGGAATCTTGCCTTTGTTGGCTCAGGAGGAGGCGCTGGAGACCAGTCGCATTCATAGCGTGGTCGGGCAATTGTCCAAAGAGCAGCCTCTTATGCGGCGGCGGCCGTTTCGGGCCCCACATCACAGTATTTCCGATGCCGGCCTGATCGGTGGCGGAACGATACCACGACCGGGAGAAGTCTCGTTGGCCCACAACGGGGTGCTGTTTCTGGATGAGGCCGGCGAGTTCGGGCGTGCGACGCTGGACGGCCTGAGGCAACCACTTGAAGATGGGCATGTGACCGTGACGCGCGCCAGTGGTTCCCTGCGATTTCCTGCCCGGTTCATGCTGGTGGCTGCAATGAACCCCTGTCCCTGTGGCTACTATGGAGATCGGACCAAGGACTGTGTCTGTAGTGCGGCGCAAGTGCGACGGTACCGGGGGCGCTTGTCCGGCCCGTTGCTGGATCGTCTTGATCTGCAGATCGAAGTGCCGGCTGTGCCGATTCGCGCGCTTGGCGACGACGTGGCCACGAGCGATTCTTCCGCTGTGATCCGCTCGAGGGTGATGGCTGCGCGGGCGCGCCAGGCGGAACGGTATCGTGGCGATGGGATTTACACCAATGCCCAATTGAAACCGCGCCACCTGAAGCAGTATTGTGCATTGGATATGCAGAGCCGTGAGCTGCTGGAGCAGGCCATGACCCGGTTAGGGCTTTCTGCCCGTGCCCATGGACGCATCCTTCGTGTGGCGCGTACTATTGCCGACCTGGCCGAGTCTGATAGTATCGGTCCCGCGCATCTGGCCGAAGCGATTCAGTACCGGAGTTTTGATCGACGAGTCGAGTTGTGA